In a genomic window of Streptococcus mitis NCTC 12261:
- a CDS encoding SAM hydrolase/SAM-dependent halogenase family protein, translated as MNNNLLVLQSDFGLVDGAVSAMIGVALEESPTLKIHHLTHDITPYNIFEGSYRLFQTVDYWPEGTTFVSVVDPGVGSKRKSVVAKTVKNQYIVTPDNGTLSFIKKHVGIVAIREISEVANRRQNTEHSYTFHGRDVYAYTGAKLASGHISFEEVGPELSVDQIVELPVVETIIEDHLVKGAIDILDVRFGSLWTSVTREEFYKLEPDFGDRFEVTIYHADMLVYQNQVVYGKSFADVRIGQPILYINSLYRLGLAINQGSFAKAYNVGVGSSWTIEIKKIES; from the coding sequence ATGAATAATAATTTACTGGTATTACAATCAGACTTTGGTCTGGTTGATGGTGCGGTATCGGCTATGATTGGAGTGGCTTTAGAAGAATCTCCAACCTTAAAAATTCATCATTTGACGCACGATATCACGCCTTATAATATTTTTGAGGGGAGCTATCGTCTCTTTCAGACGGTAGATTACTGGCCTGAGGGAACGACATTTGTATCGGTGGTCGATCCAGGTGTCGGCTCGAAACGTAAGAGTGTAGTTGCCAAGACTGTAAAAAATCAATACATTGTCACGCCAGACAATGGAACGCTTTCTTTTATCAAGAAACACGTTGGTATTGTAGCCATTCGTGAAATTTCTGAAGTGGCCAATAGACGTCAAAACACAGAGCATTCTTATACTTTCCACGGTCGTGATGTTTATGCTTATACTGGTGCTAAACTGGCTAGTGGTCACATTAGTTTTGAGGAAGTGGGGCCAGAGCTCAGTGTAGATCAGATTGTGGAACTTCCAGTCGTAGAGACAATCATTGAAGATCATCTGGTAAAGGGAGCTATTGATATTCTAGATGTGCGTTTTGGTTCGCTTTGGACCTCTGTCACACGAGAAGAATTTTACAAACTGGAACCAGACTTTGGTGACCGTTTTGAAGTGACTATCTATCACGCAGATATGCTGGTTTATCAAAATCAGGTTGTTTATGGCAAATCATTTGCAGATGTGAGAATTGGGCAACCCATCCTTTACATCAACTCTCTCTATCGTTTAGGTTTGGCTATCAACCAAGGTTCCTTTGCCAAGGCCTATAATGTAGGTGTCGG